CAGGGTCAGCGTCGCCACCGCGTTGACCGCCCCCACCCCCAAGAACGGCATCTCGAGGTCGCGCAGCATGTAGGTCGCGTAGAACGGGCCCGCCATTGACTGCATTGACCACGCCAGCGCAAAGACCATCACCAGCATGAGCGGGCCGTTGGCGAAGGTGTCGCGCACGCTGGCGACGAACCCGCCGCCGGCCTCCCGGCGCACGAGCGGACAATCGGGCTGCGGCACGAACAGCAGGGCGCTCGCCAGCCCGAACAGCATGCCGAAACCGAAGAGCCAGCTAAACGCCTCGATCCCCATGTGCTTGACGTGATCGAGGAAAATGCCCTCGAGCAACGCGAACACGACGCCGATGATGCCGGCATACATGTTGAGGCGCCCGAAGAAGGTGCCGCGGAAGCCCGCCGGGATGAGATCGCCGATCCAACTGCTGCGGGCGTTGCCCGAGACCTGTGCAAACATGGTCACCAGGGCGATGACGCCGATGAGCGCTCCCACCTTGAGCGCGGGAGCGGCGCCGGGCGCGAGGTAAGGGATGAGTATCACCAGCGCCCACCCCGAGACGTTGGCCAGCGAACCGATGATCGTCATCGTGCGCCGGCTCACCCCGCGCTCCACCAGCACCGACGCCGCCAACTGCATCACCACGAAATACATCGGCACCGTGCTCATGAGGCCGATCTGGACGTTGTTCGCCCCCAGCCGCAGCGCGTAGCCGATGATGAACATGCCCCCTACCGAGGCGGCGTAGATGGAGCTGAGCATCGCCTGTCCATATGACAGGCGAATCGCGCGCTCAACCTGTGGCGGTGGAACGGTGGGAGAAGAGGAGTCCGACATCACATGCACCTTCGGCGCGCAAGCCGGCTGCCCAAACCCAGCGCCGCGGTCCTTTCCCGCCCGCGGGGTGCGCCGTAGCGGCCCGACAATGCAGCGCTAATTCGGCGCGGACGCGCGCTTACCTGCGCACGCGGGTCCCCTTCTTGGCGAGGCACGCGAAACGCTGGGGAGGCGCTGCACCTCACTGTAGTTGGCCGGGAATCGTCGCTCTGGTACAATCAGCAAAGGACTTTCGTGCGCGGGCAACGCTCTACGGAGCGAAGGGCGCCTTCCCAGTGGAGGCGCCTGTTCCCTTTATCAGGGCTGAGAGGGTTAGTCGCTCCCCAGGTTCTTCGTGAATGCAGCCGGCTACCGCGCGTGCGTCATCCTGGCGCACGGCCGCCGGCGGGGTACGCATGAGGGACGCGAGCTGCGGCTCAACCCGGCTTGCGCCCGGTGAGGTGGATGCTGGTGGCGATGCCGGTGTATGCGGCCAGGTCCTGCGCGCGCCGGCCGCCGGGCAGGCTCGGATCGCACGACGCGCCCGCCAGCAGCCCGATGGCGTCGGCCTCGGATACGACCCGGACGTCCACGAGTCCGGCCGCCTCTAGCCCGCGCAGGTACTGGGCGCGACTGACGGCCCCGCCCACACACGCGCAGTACGCGTCGGCGTCGTCCGCCAGCCCCTGGGGCAGCGGTTTGTCGAGCACGATGTCGGCGATGGCGATGCGCCCGCCGGGCCGCAGCACGCGCGCGATCTCGCGGAACGCCGCCGCCTTGTCGGGGACGA
Above is a genomic segment from Armatimonadota bacterium containing:
- a CDS encoding MFS transporter, translated to MSDSSSPTVPPPQVERAIRLSYGQAMLSSIYAASVGGMFIIGYALRLGANNVQIGLMSTVPMYFVVMQLAASVLVERGVSRRTMTIIGSLANVSGWALVILIPYLAPGAAPALKVGALIGVIALVTMFAQVSGNARSSWIGDLIPAGFRGTFFGRLNMYAGIIGVVFALLEGIFLDHVKHMGIEAFSWLFGFGMLFGLASALLFVPQPDCPLVRREAGGGFVASVRDTFANGPLMLVMVFALAWSMQSMAGPFYATYMLRDLEMPFLGVGAVNAVATLTLLLSSPFWGRVVDRYGCRPVLIACTLALAPAPLVWIWMNSAMAVYAAVPAINLCVGFAAAGVSVALSTLIYKVTPSAGRSVQFAIYSTVVVLAVAPLPTVGGYLPRLLEVIGVDYDVRATFYFSVLFMLAAAWAARRLREPDSRQTRELMRNLPGHLRRPHSLRGHDRDA